Sequence from the Camelus dromedarius isolate mCamDro1 chromosome 12, mCamDro1.pat, whole genome shotgun sequence genome:
ccagctctccccaggcTCTGAGGAGGACGAGGCCCACGAGGGCTGCAGCCGAGAGAACCTGGGCCGGATCCAGTTCAGCGTCGGCTACAACTTCCAGGAGTCCACGCTCACCGTGAAGATCATGAAGGCCCAGGAGCTGCCGGCCAAGGACTTCAGCGGCACCAGCGACCCCTTTGTCAAGATCTACCTGCTGCCAGACAAGAAGCACAAGCTGGAGACCAAGGTGAAACGGAAGAACCTGAACCCCCACTGGAACGAGACCTTCCTCTTTGAAGGTGAGGCTGTGccgcccctgccctcagggcccctcttcccctcagcccaatacacacacacacacacacacacacacacacacgtgaccgcacacatgcacatgtacagaggcacacccacacccacacaggCGAGTGTCTCAGCCCAGTTAACCTGATGCATTTTGGGTCCAGCTGGGATGAGGCTACAGGGCTGAGTGGAGCCAGCATCACAGTCGGAGGCCAAGGAAGAAAGCTGGGCCACTGCCCAGACACAGGACTCAAACTCCGGCGTGCAGGACGAGGTGGGGCACCTGCAGTGCCCACAGTGTAGTGGGTAAGAGCCCAGGCAATGGGccagactgcctgagtttgaatatcagctctgccacttactagctgtgtgacctggggcaagttcctgaacctctctgtgccgtggtttcctcctctgtaaaataaagataataatagtgaggattaaacaaatcaGTGAATTGTAAACACTTTATACACGCTTGTCAAACACACTCCATCTGCCCCCATTCTCTGACCCCCTCTCCCAACACGGGCCAAGCCAGTCCAGAAGCACAGGAACAGAAGCTCTGAACCACACCCCAGGGTCCTAGAGGCCACTGAGGCAAATATCCTTCCTCTCTCCTGAGGACCCATCTTTATCCATTATCTCTGAGGATTCAAGGTAACCAGGAAACTGGGTGTGTGATCAGGGAGTGATTTCTGTCCCAGGTCCTTTGGGTACCTGGACCCCACTTAGAGGAGTCATGACACTTTCAACTAGTAAGAATAAATCACTACAACACCAACTCCCTGGTGCCCTGACTGGCTACAACCCAAAGTGTGTGCCCCAGGGATTCAGGAATCTGCCCCATCTGGTGTCCCAGCCACTTGATAGCCCACTCCTTCTATAGGGTGACAGCCAGCTCACCCACTAAATAAATTTTTGAGATTGAACTAATGGGTGCTTGTGGGTTTCTCCCTTCCCCAGTTCCGCATGGGAGCCAGTTTAGAGATGGCACAACCAGTGAGAGACTTTGGCTACCTGCAGGTGTATGTAGCCAGCTGGTGGGGTGAAGTTCATGGGCAGAGCCCCAGTCCACTGTCCCTTCTGCAAACATTTACCCAGCAGCAACTACAGGCTAGGCACTGTTTTGGGAACTGAGGGCACAGAAGATGAGGGCATTATGACCCTCAAGGTATTCCTTGGATGACACAGATGTGTAGATAATTAAACCACACAGTGCATGACAGATACTGCAAGAACCCAGTATAAAATccccttggtggtgctgaaaaCATTTCCCAGAAAAGGGGCCATTCAAAATGGGTTCTGATAGATGAATAGGAGTCTTCCAGGTAGGAGAATGCCTCCTCTGGTGTTGAAAAGAGCTGACTCAGGTTCAGGGACATCTTGGAGCCTTCAGCATTTTCAGAACACTTATCCTCATGCATTTCACCTAAATAGATGCTAAAGGTCTTTGGGGGTACTCCGAAGTGAGCAAGACATAGCCCCCCTCAATATGAGGAAGGGGCCCTGAGGGAGTTCAGAGGCTGGGGGCTCAGGGAACATAGGATTTCCTCTTCCAGCAAATCTGCTCCCATCAGAGGCAACTCTGCGCTTCTAACATCTTTGGCTGAAGGCACTAGAATCCTGCAGAactcttcctctcccttcaccTCTCCACCAGTTGGGCTAAGGTATTAAGGGTCCTGTCTCCTTCCTGCTCACACCTTGGTTCAGGATCTCGCCACCTCAGACCTCCAGGCTGGCCTGCacctcctgcacctcccaggccagcccctccTCCGACTAAGCCTCCCAAGGCCCAATGACTCGGGCTTCAggccttcctctgcctccctagtACCTTCCATCCCATCCAagctccttcccccagccctccacTCTGGCCTCATCTCCTGCTCCAGCCAGTCACGCTCCTGAGGCTCCATTAGGCCCTTTCATGgacatttatttacttgttcaaTTATTGATtctcttaacaaatatttaatcgAGTGCCTACTACACGCCAGAAACAGTGTTAGATGGGATCCGGTGGCTGAGGACAGAGATGCCTTCCTGGAAATCCTAGCCTAGTGGGAGAGTCAGACTCAGAGAAACAGTCTCTAGAAGAACCTGTGATACATGCTGCGAAGGGGAAGTGCTAGTGCATAGAACAGGGGATCTGACCCCATATGGGGCATCAGGAAAGAAAGCTGAGACCTGATGGAAGAGGGTAAGCCGGGACGGGGCGTGGTGGGGCCAAGGCAGGAAAACCCAAGGTAGCCGAAGCCCAGTCATTGAAGAGTGGTCACAAGATGAGCAGGGAGAAGACAGCGGGCCAAGTTGTGGGAGGACTTGAAGCCAAAGCAGAGCCCACGGCTTTTATTCTAAGTGCACTGGGAGCCATTGAAAGGCTTTAAGCAGGAGAGTATCGTGatgtgatttctatttttaaaagatcactctggctgctgtgctgaGAATGGGCTGTAGAAGAAAGCACACAAGCGGGGAGGGCTGTTTGGAAACTCTTGCAACTGTCTAGGCAAGAGATGCCGGTGGCTTGGATGGGGAGGTGGCAGTGGAGATGGGGACAGCTGCAGGTCTGttgaggaaggacagaaggatggGCTGATGCATTGGCAGGAGGCGAGGGGAAGTGTGGAGTCCTAGGACAGGCGTCTACTgctatttctttgtctttgccATTCCCCTCTGCCCTGAGTCCTCCTGAGGCTTACTTTCTGGCAGCTGTGACCATCTCAGGCAGGACCACTTGCCCAGACTTGTCTCAGAATGATTGGCAGTGTCAGGGCTGCCCAGAGAGCAAGGGGGCCACTGCCCAGCCACCGAGACGGACACGTggtgaatgggtgaatgaatggtCCCAGTTCTGCTCTTAATTAGCTGTGGGACTTTGGGCAGGTATGTTAAGTCATCTGAGCCTCAATCATCTCATCTGTACAATCGACAAGATACCATCCACCTCACAGACTGTCGAGGGAGATAAATGAGATGATGACAGTTCTTGCTGGCACTTCAGGAAGATCTGAATGCAGGTATTGCCTGCTCAGCCCAGGTAGGGTGGCAGCAGGAAGGCACagggccagcccctcctcctcctggggcctTCCTGCCCAGGAGTGTGGCCCTGCCCAGGCCCTGTGTGGCCACTCTGGCCTGCTCTTCACCTGCACTATCTGTCCCCCAGGTTTCCCCTACGAGAAGGTGGTGCAGAGGGTCCTCTACCTCCAGGTCCTGGACTATGACCGCTTCAGCCGCAACGACCCCATCGGGGAGGTGTCCATCCCCCTCAACAAGGTGGACCTGACCCAGATGCAGACCTTCTGGAAGGATCTGAAGCCATGCAGCGATGGGAGTGTAAGGCCCCACCCGGAGGCCCCTGACTTGGGGGCTGGAAGATCCGGTCCTACCTCCCCAACCTCAAGAACACCGGGAAGGTTGTGGGCAGGGAGGTGCAGATGGGTGGGCCTGATGGAGCAGAGTTCCCACCAGCGGTCTCAGCGCCCGTGCTCAGCACTCGGGGAGCCTGAGCTGTGACAAAGAGCCTGGGGAGTGGAGCCCAGATAGGGGGAGACCAGGTGTGCAGTGTGACAGACAGGGGGGGTGAGTAAGCACCCAGGTCCTAGTGGTGGGGTCCTGGGCCAGGTCTACCCCAGTCCCCACAGCCCTCTTGTTCTCCCCCCCAGGGGAGTAAGGGGAGTGGCTCAGCCTTACCCCTCCTCTTGTCCCTCCCAGGGGAGCCGAGGGGAGCTGCTCCTGTCCCTCTGCTACAACCCCTCTGCCAACTCCATCATCGTGAACATCATCAAAGCCCGGAACCTCAAAGCCATGGACATCGGGGGCACATCAGGTGCGGCTGCTCCTCACAGCAGAGGGCGGACAGGCTGGGCATGGAGGTCACGCTGGATGTGGACAACAGGGTCCGGGCTGTGGCCCTCATCCCAAACCCCGCATCCCACCTCCAATCCCAGCCGCTTTACCCTAGAGCCCTGGTGGCCATCTTCAGAACACCCTCAgggtcagcatcacctggggctCTGTCCTTCCCAGAGTCAGGAAGAAAGGGAATGCAATGGTGGGGAGACCTGTGTTCTAGCCCCAGCTCCGACATTGCTTGTCTGTGACCTCAGGCGAGACCTGGCCTCTCGGTTTCCTCGTTCATGCTCGCAGAAAGGCCATGGGTGATGGCTAAGGTCCTTTCCAACTTCTCCATCTGCTGATCCCCCAGatccccctccttcttccttaGGGATTTCCTCACCCCTCCTGTCCTAGATGCCACACCTGGAAGGGAAAGGGGGTCCTGGGGAGCCCTCTGCTGCTCCTCTGACCCTTCCTCCACCTGTCCCCAGACCCCTATGTGAAGGTGTGGCTGATGTACAAGGACAAGCGGGTAGAGAAGAAGAAGACGGTGACGATGAAAAGGAACCTGAACCCCATCTTCAACGAGTCCTTTGCCTTCGACATCCCCACGGAGAAGCTGAGGGAGACGACCATCATCATCACCGTCATGGACAAGGACAGGCTCAGCCGCAACGACGTCATCGGCAAGGTAGGGGGATGCCCAGCCAGGCTCTGTCCTTAAAAGGAGCAGCAGGGGTAGTGGGTGAGCACTGGGCTGAACAGCAGGAGAGAGCGGGTCAGTCTCCTCCCCTATCAGGGCTTCCATTTCATATGGAAGTGAGAGGATTCGATGAGGTTCTCCCAGAGTGTCCTCTATGGGTTGGTCAGTTCAGGACAGACCACTGGAAAAGCAGGGAAGAAGGAGGTGGTAGGAAAAAGTATCCTGGATCCCCAAAAGAGGGTTTTCTGGTCAGGACATGATAAGGACCTCAGAGCAGTATcacccagggtcccatctgcagaGGGTGAGCTGCATGGGGTAGTGTTGAGAGCTGTAGTCAGACTCCAGAGATCTGTCTTCGGTTTTCTTCTCATCTGTTGTTAAATGGCTagatgactttgggcaagtcacttgccTCTCCGAGCTTCagtgttctcatttgtaaaatggagctaCTAATACCAACCCTACAGTACTTCACAGGGAGGTGGAAGAATTTATTGCCTGAGCTATGTGGACATTCTCCTTGTAGAAAGTGACCTCTCCTCATCATACATTACCAAAAATCCATGCCTGGCCTTGAGCTTTCCCAAGATGCAATTTTGTGACATAAACCCatctacttttctactttgaaataTCTATTCCTGTGCTGGTTTATGGCTTATTGTTGGGAGTGTGGACTTGAGAGTCATACTGCCTGGATCTAGGTCCCAGTTCTACCTCTTAACAGTCATAACCTTTATGAGTCTCATTTCCTCCTCTTGAAATGAGAGTAACACAATCCTAATCTCACAGCgtgctgggaggattaaataagataacataGGTGAGATGCTTTGCATAATACTTGGAACATATATTTTAGCTACTATTATAatgaaagttatttttgaaaagttcCTAGTAAGGACATGTGTGTCCATTCAGACATGGAAGTTTGACCAGGAACAGTGCCGGAAGCCAGTGaccagggcaggcagaggggcagggtaGATGCCAGAAGCAAGTGAGGGGAGACCATGGATCATCCAAGGTGTGGCCCTGTATGAGGGAAACAAGAAAGCGGGGCCTGGGCACCCACAGGGAAGGGGGCCGAGGTGGAAGCACCCTTCAGACAGATGGGAATGGAAAACCTAGCTATTAGTTGTGAGGGAAGCCACTGGCCCCAAAGAGGAGAGCTGGCCCTGCCTGCCATCTAGCCAGGCTGACCAGTGGCCACAGGTAGGACAGGTGACCCAGGATGGCATCACCCATACCCCAGTGGGACTGTGCGTTCTGAGCAGGGCTGGAACCTGCTGACCTTCCTTGACTAGCTCAGGCCAAATTACCACACCTACTTCTAATCTCTTCTGAAGCTTAGCCTTTTGGAGTTTGGGTGTTCTTTGGGTACCAACTGCAGTTCCTTTTGAAACAGTCTACCTTCTATTGGCTGAACAAAGGTGAAGGTGGGTTTGTTCTTACTTTGGCCTGGGTAGCTTAGGGAGCTCTGTGCTCTTAGCTAACCACCAGTCCCAAGGCTGGAGTCAGCTGGCGGATCGCACATGCAGCACGACAAGGCTATGAGGCCCATAACACAGAGGCAGGTAGGACTGAGCAGATAGTACAGGGCCAAGAAGACAAAGATTTAAATCCCGCTGTGCATATTATAAATTCTGTGATTATGGGTCAGTCTCTTAACTCTGCATCTTAgtgtctccatctgtaaaatggggataataacataTCTGCCTCACAGGTAAGAATTTGATGATCTATGTATATAAAGTCCCTAGTTCAGTGCCTGGTGTGTAGTAAGTGCCCAGGAGGTGGGAGCGATTGTCAGTAAGGAAGGCAGACAGGGCCTATCAGGTAGGGCAGGGGAGGGCATGGCGAGACATGCCTCCATCCCCCTTCAGTCCCCCTTCAATCCCCCACCACAAAACTTCAAACTCCCAAACCACAGGTTGGGAGTCTAATTCACAAGGGCCAGGCATGCTCAGGCTCCCAACAGCAGGCACACAAGGAAAATAGATCAGGCTGGTTGGGGGAGATGGGACAGGCCTCTGTGGGGTAGGTTGTCACTGTAGACAGAGTCCCCTTGTTCCCCATGATCACAGGCTAGAGTGTCATTGTGGAAATGGAGTGTCACCCCCAGTAGGGGCAAGGGGCAGTGCCTCAGAGAGTGCCACTAATGCtgtcctcttccctttctccccagaTCTACCTATCCTGGAAGAGTGGGCCCGGGGAGGTGAAACACTGGAAGGACATGATTGCCCGTCCCCGGCAGCCTGTGGCCCAGTGGCACCAGCTGAAGGCCTGAATGGGGCCAAGGGAGGCCCAGGGGGCCAAGGGCCTGGGTCCCCATCATGCCCTCACCACTTTATGCACAatgcccagcctggcccccctGCCATGGGTGATGGGAGGATCCTGAGGGCTTGGCCAAGGAGGGGACCCAGGAATCAGTTGGGCCCCATTCCTAGGGAGAACCAGCCCCACCCCTTCATGGCCCAGCTCTGGGGTAGGGGCTCTGGGGGCCATTTTCCTGCTttgcccctttccttcctgaCTTGCTGATACTAAAGaagtggggcggggggagcacATGAGCCAGACAGGCAGACGGGCAGATCCCTCCAGAGGCCCGCCAGGTGGGCACGGTCCCCCGTTTTCTTTAAGGCAGTGCCTGGAGTGGAGAaaggccaccccctccccagcccccaggatgggcccaggagaggggaggTCGAGGCGTTT
This genomic interval carries:
- the SYT7 gene encoding synaptotagmin-7 isoform X5; its protein translation is MYRDPEAASPGAPTRDVLLVSAIITVSLSVTVVLCGLCHWCQRKLGKRYKNSLETVGTPDSGRGRSEKKAINDLDRDFWNNNESTVQQKWSSYPPKEFILNISPYAPYGDPRLSLNGTLLAGAKVAAAAGLAVEREGRLGEKPAPVPPPGEDALRSGGAAPSEPGSGGKAGRGRWRTVQSHLAAGKLNLSKLPAGGKAVNTAPVPGQTPHDESDRRTEPRSSVSDLVNSLTSEMLMLSPGSEEDEAHEGCSRENLGRIQFSVGYNFQESTLTVKIMKAQELPAKDFSGTSDPFVKIYLLPDKKHKLETKVKRKNLNPHWNETFLFEGFPYEKVVQRVLYLQVLDYDRFSRNDPIGEVSIPLNKVDLTQMQTFWKDLKPCSDGSGSRGELLLSLCYNPSANSIIVNIIKARNLKAMDIGGTSDPYVKVWLMYKDKRVEKKKTVTMKRNLNPIFNESFAFDIPTEKLRETTIIITVMDKDRLSRNDVIGKIYLSWKSGPGEVKHWKDMIARPRQPVAQWHQLKA
- the SYT7 gene encoding synaptotagmin-7 isoform X8, whose amino-acid sequence is MYRDPEAASPGAPTRDVLLVSAIITVSLSVTVVLCGLCHWCQRKLGKRYKNSLETVGTPDSGRGRSEKKAINDLDRDFWNNNESTVQQKWSSYPPKEFILNISPYAPYGDPRLSLKLPAGGKAVNTAPVPGQTPHDESDRRTEPRSSVSDLVNSLTSEMLMLSPGSEEDEAHEGCSRENLGRIQFSVGYNFQESTLTVKIMKAQELPAKDFSGTSDPFVKIYLLPDKKHKLETKVKRKNLNPHWNETFLFEGFPYEKVVQRVLYLQVLDYDRFSRNDPIGEVSIPLNKVDLTQMQTFWKDLKPCSDGSGSRGELLLSLCYNPSANSIIVNIIKARNLKAMDIGGTSDPYVKVWLMYKDKRVEKKKTVTMKRNLNPIFNESFAFDIPTEKLRETTIIITVMDKDRLSRNDVIGKIYLSWKSGPGEVKHWKDMIARPRQPVAQWHQLKA
- the SYT7 gene encoding synaptotagmin-7 isoform X6 — encoded protein: MEAQRGPAEHALHWGLLVLALVVCLLHCDPFTCFSFLSSPPPAPSFEDSTLSTATTLESIPSSTGEPKCQRPRTLMRQQSLQQPLSQHQRGRQPSQPTTSQSLGQLQAHMASAPGPNPRAYGRGQARQGSSAGSKYRPAGGRSRSNPGSWDHVVGQIRNRGLDMKSFLLPAGGKAVNTAPVPGQTPHDESDRRTEPRSSVSDLVNSLTSEMLMLSPGSEEDEAHEGCSRENLGRIQFSVGYNFQESTLTVKIMKAQELPAKDFSGTSDPFVKIYLLPDKKHKLETKVKRKNLNPHWNETFLFEGFPYEKVVQRVLYLQVLDYDRFSRNDPIGEVSIPLNKVDLTQMQTFWKDLKPCSDGSGSRGELLLSLCYNPSANSIIVNIIKARNLKAMDIGGTSDPYVKVWLMYKDKRVEKKKTVTMKRNLNPIFNESFAFDIPTEKLRETTIIITVMDKDRLSRNDVIGKIYLSWKSGPGEVKHWKDMIARPRQPVAQWHQLKA
- the SYT7 gene encoding synaptotagmin-7 isoform X9 — translated: MYRDPEAASPGAPTRDVLLVSAIITVSLSVTVVLCGLCHWCQRKLGKRYKNSLETVGTPDSGRGRSEKKAIKLPAGGKAVNTAPVPGQTPHDESDRRTEPRSSVSDLVNSLTSEMLMLSPGSEEDEAHEGCSRENLGRIQFSVGYNFQESTLTVKIMKAQELPAKDFSGTSDPFVKIYLLPDKKHKLETKVKRKNLNPHWNETFLFEGFPYEKVVQRVLYLQVLDYDRFSRNDPIGEVSIPLNKVDLTQMQTFWKDLKPCSDGSGSRGELLLSLCYNPSANSIIVNIIKARNLKAMDIGGTSDPYVKVWLMYKDKRVEKKKTVTMKRNLNPIFNESFAFDIPTEKLRETTIIITVMDKDRLSRNDVIGKIYLSWKSGPGEVKHWKDMIARPRQPVAQWHQLKA
- the SYT7 gene encoding synaptotagmin-7 isoform X4, translated to MYRDPEAASPGAPTRDVLLVSAIITVSLSVTVVLCGLCHWCQRKLGKRYKNSLETVGTPDSGRGRSEKKAINFEDSTLSTATTLESIPSSTGEPKCQRPRTLMRQQSLQQPLSQHQRGRQPSQPTTSQSLGQLQAHMASAPGPNPRAYGRGQARQGSSAGSKYRPAGGRSRSNPGSWDHVVGQIRNRGLDMKSFLEGRMVVLSLVLGLSEQDDFANIPDLQNPGTQQNQNAQGDKRLPAGGKAVNTAPVPGQTPHDESDRRTEPRSSVSDLVNSLTSEMLMLSPGSEEDEAHEGCSRENLGRIQFSVGYNFQESTLTVKIMKAQELPAKDFSGTSDPFVKIYLLPDKKHKLETKVKRKNLNPHWNETFLFEGFPYEKVVQRVLYLQVLDYDRFSRNDPIGEVSIPLNKVDLTQMQTFWKDLKPCSDGSGSRGELLLSLCYNPSANSIIVNIIKARNLKAMDIGGTSDPYVKVWLMYKDKRVEKKKTVTMKRNLNPIFNESFAFDIPTEKLRETTIIITVMDKDRLSRNDVIGKIYLSWKSGPGEVKHWKDMIARPRQPVAQWHQLKA
- the SYT7 gene encoding synaptotagmin-7 isoform X7: MYRDPEAASPGAPTRDVLLVSAIITVSLSVTVVLCGLCHWCQRKLGKRYKNSLETVGTPDSGRGRSEKKAINGTLLAGAKVAAAAGLAVEREGRLGEKPAPVPPPGEDALRSGGAAPSEPGSGGKAGRGRWRTVQSHLAAGKLNLSKLPAGGKAVNTAPVPGQTPHDESDRRTEPRSSVSDLVNSLTSEMLMLSPGSEEDEAHEGCSRENLGRIQFSVGYNFQESTLTVKIMKAQELPAKDFSGTSDPFVKIYLLPDKKHKLETKVKRKNLNPHWNETFLFEGFPYEKVVQRVLYLQVLDYDRFSRNDPIGEVSIPLNKVDLTQMQTFWKDLKPCSDGSGSRGELLLSLCYNPSANSIIVNIIKARNLKAMDIGGTSDPYVKVWLMYKDKRVEKKKTVTMKRNLNPIFNESFAFDIPTEKLRETTIIITVMDKDRLSRNDVIGKIYLSWKSGPGEVKHWKDMIARPRQPVAQWHQLKA